In the genome of Arabidopsis thaliana chromosome 4, partial sequence, the window GATAATCCGAGGCACTGAGATTGATGAACCAATCCCATTCTTTACTCTGCTTCAAGAGAATAGCGCAAGCGTGGAGCGTGTTAGCCACCATTGTGGGTCCTCGATACGTAACAAGGTTAGCCTTTGTGATCATGTGAACATTTCCAACATCGCTAAAAACAGGATCTTGGCTCACACGTTTAGCCAGCTCAAGCCTCTCTTCAGCAGGAGACTCGAGATCAAGATGAACAACGTACTGATTCCTAGGATGGTATAATGTTCGTAACACTCTCCACAGACTCTCTAAGTCACCTCTTGACCCTGAAACTAGATAACCAAAGCGAGGAAGACTAGGCTGTACTGGAGGAGGATGCGAGGACTGATTGATCTTTGACTCTGCAAATTCGACTCGTGTCTCGTTGGTGGTCGATAGATTGTAGGAGAAGATGAGTGAGTTAATAGAACGGACAGAAGAGAGGAGACCCATGTTGAAGGATGCAGCTATAAGGAATATGAACATGAGAGAAGCCATTGCTAGAGGGAATATCCATCTCTTCTCTGAGTTTGAGGACGCCATTAAAGAGCCTTCTCATATGTGATCGATCTCAAAAACCAATGTTATGTCAACGAAAGAAGCCAACACTTTGATATTGTCGACGcatcagagaagaaagatcttCACAAATCGAGGTAGCGCCTAACCTACGCCACAGTTGACACACAATCAGAAATCTATACATGTATTGATGAATATTGAATTCAAACAACGATCAAACACAGTTTCTGATCCTTGATTCCGATCATGCaaagagtaaaataaaaaattgatacaAGTCGAAaaattgaagaggaagaaaaacagaggatttgaTGAATCGTCGTGATCACAAAGTATGAGTATGAGCCGATcttgtaataataaaaaagatcgaaaagaaaaatctagagCTGTCTAAGGATAATGAAACCTACTTTACATGTTCCTATTcgtaagaaatcaaataacGTAAAAAAAATACCTGGTTCTTAAAATTTCATGGAGATGACGTGAGAATGTTTAAAGATCCGGGCAGTTCTTAACACAATCCACGAGGTTGTCTTTGTCTGAAACGAagatttgtttaattaaaGTGTCGGATTAcgtacctttttttttttttctttcttttctatagAAACTAgataatgaaagaaagaaagaaatctgaGAGTTATGGTACTAGCCACTGGGCTTCGGTTTTTCCACAGAGATGTTTTCGTTTTAACTCACTTCCCAGAAAGAAACGGTGCCTTCTCCTTTGACTTTTTATCTGAGTcctttgatttttgatttgttgtgagGTACTGGCGTATTAAATTGCATTAATTTCAATATACAGGCTAAAAAAACATAGGAGTACTTCTTATTCATTATTGGAGGATGTTACTACTGTATACTGGTGTGGACAAAACGTGTGATATGGACCGACGACGTTGATGATTGCATTTcgaataaaatgaaaatggaggAAAGTGGCCTAGTAATGCGGAAAATGCCAAACATCGTATGATCGAGGCATAATGAAACccataataatgtttttaagaGGTGGCATTATGATGATTTAGCTTAATGGTTATGTGTCCTCATTTCAATCTTTGGGTTATActtaatttgtattattagttaatatatgtaaatatgtttTCCTTAATGGTATTGGATTTATTATTAATGGTATGAATATGTAAAGAAGTATTTAgtggaaaatatatttttctatatccCATTCACCTAAATTCCATTAATTGTCAAACATTTAGAGCTATTAgctatagtatttttatttgatatcaacaactctatttttatttgattactacacttttctttttaatgttaagatttataccaaatattttaaaatgattacaaaagtaaaatcttCTAGTAAATTGAAACTAcgtaaataaaaatgtttattacTTTAGTTacttaaatatacaatttcccccttttttttaattattttttgctaaaccctaaaaatcttTTAACGGCGTTTATCGTTCTTCCACTCTCTCCGCCGCGTTCTCTGTCTCTCAAACCCTCAGGGTAACGATTCTTCTTATTAGACCAACTGTTGCTTCTTTCGCATCGTAGCTCTGAGATTGACCCATTGATTTCTCAACTCTTTCTCAGTAATCAGATTCGATTTTGTTTAGTCTCAGCTCAGAACAATGGCAGCTAAACCTGGAGCCGCAACTCCAACGTATTCACCTAAAATCGTCGGAAGAAGTCGGCTTCCTATATTCAAAGATTCCGACCTCGATTGGTCTCGTCCTGATGGCCGTGGCTTCCACCAATGCCGACCCGCATGTAAAAACACCTTTGATTCCTCTAAATTCTTAATCGTTAGGGTTCTTCATTGTGAAATTACGGTTGGATTCATATGACTCCAGTTATTTGTGAGACTAAACtagatttgaattttgtttcttttgtgaaaaatgCTTCTTTCAGTACTTCAAACTGGTGCTGTGAGTTCTGCTTCTGGTTCTGCTTATGCTGAGTTTGGGAACACTAAAGTTATTGTTTCAGTGTGAGTATTATTAGATTAGAAAACTTGTATATTCAGGATTTGCATTAACTTTTCTGTCAGCTAAATTCGCTTTTGTGTGTTcaaaaattttagatttgggCCAAGGGAGAGTAAGAAAGCAATGGTTTATAGTGATGTAGGTAGATTGAATTGTAATGTTAGCTATACAAATTTTGCTTCCCCTACTCTTGGCCAGGTAATCTCCAAATTTCGCAACATTTGGTGTTAACTTGTTTCATCAAATTTAGTAATACATTGTGGTATTTTAGGGAACTGATCACAAAGAATATTCATCAATGCTTCACAAAGCATTGGAAGGTGTAATAATGATGGAGACGTTTCCAAAAACAACCGTTGATGTTTTTGCATTGGTTCTTGAATCTGGAGGAAGTAAGTCTTAACAATAACTCGACTgctatcaaaattattttaccaGAATGTGATTGCTTATTGGTTCGCTTGGACATTCGTGGAGTTGATTATGGAAGCAACTTATTGGATTGTTGTTTGgcattttctgattttctccAATGGTATTGTATTGCAGGTGACCTCTCTGTTTTGATATCATGTGCTAGTCTTGCTTTAGCTGATGCCGGAATTATGATGTATGACCTTATCACAGCTGTTTCAGTGGTATGTGTATGTTACAATAGTTGCATTGATTCCTCTGCGTTATCTCTTATGTTTATTAGCAttaagtgaagaagaaagtaacaCATACATTGACATATACAAGTGCACCATAGTCTGAGACATGTAAAACGTATAGATATCTgttaattctttattttgataCACTGAAATTATGCCTGCAATTTTCGAAGTCTTGCATAGGCAAAAGCCTTATGATAGACCCGGTTACAGAGGAGGAAGGATGTGAAGATGGCAGCTTTATGATGACGTGCATGCCATCTCGTTATGAAATCACTCAGCTAACCATCACTGGTGAATGGACAACACCTAATATCAACGAGGTATGCCTTTCAATAATATCTCTTGTCCTTAATTTGCCGATGACGGTTAGAGACAAAAGgtctttcttttcttagtGTTGAATATTGATGTTATTCAACTGCTTTGTTTGTCTAAATCACATGGATATTGGTTAATTAGActgttcttcattttctttttaagctGTTCATACCATAGGGTCTATGTTGTTAACATATAATTGTGACATAGGAGCTGTGCAGACATGTTACCAAACATTTGTATTTCAAATATTGCAGGCAATGCAGCTTTGCTTGGATGCTAGTTCAAAACTTGGAGAGATCATGCGTGATTGTCTGAAACAGTCTGCCTCAGCTTCCGATGAATGAGCATAAATAACTATGATTTTGGATTGTAGCTCAGACTTGGTATGAAACCGGTTTTAGCTGTTATAGGTAAACGGATTTAGTCTAAACCTGTGTGTAGTTTAAACCGATGTATGTTTTCACATAAGATTTGATGGAACTAGATCTTTAGCTATGAAATGGATCCCAATTGCGAGTGGTATCAAAGACATACAGAATTTAAAGTAGGGAATTTCAACAAATCAATCACATTGTTCtttacaatttcaaaaaacttgTGGATGATATTAATATcagattttctaaatttatacGAAAATGGAATGATATTAAGAATAGTATacagaaaaatgaagaaaagagtaaCTGATTTTTGcatcttaaaaaagaaaaagtcttcTCTGGTTCACACATCACACAAGTTGGGGGCGGTGATGAAGGAGGGTGTTTAGGTAATATCAGCTAACGTCGGAACTTCAACTGATCATGTAGTACGTACgatacgaagaagaagaatctaatCCGCATGACATGTGATTATTTTGgtcagagagagaagagaagacgtGTGTCGCAGCAAAGTGGACAGTTGTGCCCTTATAGCCAAAGAAGACTTCACACGTTTTCAACACCACCTAACAACTGTTTCTTTCTATCTCCCACCTCTTCCccatttttgtctttttatttcttcttctagtttCTCCcaattttctctttgatttttttttgttttttcttgtcttcttgttAAGATTGATACATGAACTAATAGAGTAACTAGTAAATTCTAAGACCTTTCAGCATTCTTGAAATGACAATTACAAACACACGATAATTTGCGGGAACATGAATGATAGAAgacattagaaaaaaaaaactccaatgtataaaaagtttatgaaaaatataataacattttttacgAATTATTCAGTTTtctgtaaatttttatttatttcgtAAATGCTTGTATCTAACATTTCAGCTAGATTGTTCTACTGATTAATTTCTATCTAACATTTTATGAACTTTATCATTTCAGTAACCGCAATGCCCGTGACCACTCTGCATATAAAAGTGTATGTCTTCTTCACATTCAATCACACGTACTTTCAAAATTCtactaaaaattaaatgttttttttttatataactaatcAAAGATATCTAAAGTTTTTGAGTCAAAGTTATGCGTTActcaaatagaaaaaaacatttagaaaCCTAAAATAATATCTGCTCCTCCTAAAACATTTAATAACATTCAAAAACaagtcaataaaaaaaaaaaaatttacgaATAAAGCCCTTAATTAGTCAAAAATGAACGAACAAAACAAAGGTAGGAGAAAGTATGAATGGCCCAATCGGGGAGATTGCAGTAGATTCATACAAATCtgtaaatacaattttacCGGGTTTGGTAAAAATCACAATAgatcattttttattaataagaaagagaaaaagaatgcAAATTCGTGGGGTTTCCAAGAAATGCAAGTGATATATTTAGAGATTGAGATCTGACCCCATTTTTTGcttaacacacaaaaaatccTTGGGCAGAGGAAAAAGTTTATAGCGACTCTTTTCCTCTAAAAGGGTCtgtctcttccttcttctctcttcagaTCTCCATTTCACGGTATCCTTCTCTCTTCCCCTTGTCTCTATTGACTTttatttgctttgatttttatcGATCGTCTCTGATCTTTTGCTAATTTAACTTGTTTCcgtttgttttgaatttactCTCTCCTGATCTTTGGCATGTATTTTGAATCTGCTGttcttagttttttatttgatcttgTTCTCGTCTGTCTTAATATTGAATAATTGACTAGTTTTATTTACAGATCTTTGCATTATAGATCCCTTCAAGTGCGATTTTAATCGTAGATTAGTTTTGGATCCGTTATATTGGACTGATgtttttgatgtattttttgGTATTAGGATCAATCCTGTGTTTGAAACAATGGGTGTTGAAGTTGTAAACTCTGGTGGATTTGAGGTTGCTCCGGCTCCTTTCGAGGGGAAACCTGAGAAGAACGGGAAGCTGGACCAAGGAAAAGGAGATGATGCCCCCATCAATTTTGGTTCAGTCGGTGAGCTACCAAAGAATGCCGAAGAGAATAATAACAAAGTGGTCAACTCTGATGCACCCAAAAATGCAGCAGAAGAGTGGCCTGTGGCTAAGCAGATCCACTCTTTCTACCTTGTTAAATACCGTTCTTACGCTGACCCCAAAATTAAAGCTAAGCTTGATCTAGCTGATAAAGAGCTTGAAAAGTTGAACAAAGCTCGGACTGGAGTTTTGGACAAGTTGAGAGCTAAGAGggtatgttttttttgctacCTTCTTGTGTCGGATTTAGGAGTTTCgttatttcttttatagtGGTGCTGATAATGCGGTTTTGGTAATGCCTAGGCCGAGAGATCAGAGTTATTTGATCTGCTGGACCCGTTGAAGTCAGAGCGTAAGGGATTCAACACAATGtttgatgagaaaagaaaggaaatggAACCATTGCAGCAAGCACTGGGAAAGTTAAGGAGCAATGATGGTGGGAGTGCTCGTGGCCCTGCTATCTGTTCCTCCGAGGAAGAGCTGAATAGTATGGTAATTATATgagacctttttttttgttttcgataGCTTTGGTTAGCCTTTTCGGTATTCTCATTTGCCTGAGTTTGTGGAAAATGAAGATATACAGCTATCAGTATCGGATTCAACATGAAAGCATTCCGTTAACCGAGGAGAAGCAGATTCTCAAAGAGATCAGGCTGCTTGAAGGGACAAGAGATAAGGTCATTGCTAATGCCGCTATGAGAGCCAAAATCAAAGAATCTATGGGTCAGAAGGATGATATCCAAGGTCAAGTTAAGGTAAGAGAGTTGTGGCCGGATTCTTGCTGTTATATAGTCTGTAGAAGTTGGTTTCATATGTGATGCTTTTTGCAGTTAATGGGTGCTGGTTTGGATGGAGTGAAAAAGGAGAGGCAAGCAATTTCAGCAAGGATTAATGAGCTGAGTGAGAAGTTGAAAGCTACCAAAGATGAGATTACGGTACTGGAAAATGAGCTCAAGACTGTGAGcgaaaagagagacaaagccTATTCAAACATTCATGACCTCAGGAGGCAACGCGATGAGACGGTACAAACACTTACTTTTGAGCATTTTCTTCTGATGAAGAAGGATTCGTTTGTGTCAATTAgtaatctttgatttttgtattcttttctCATACAGAATTCCGAGTATTACCAAAACCGTACTGTGTTGAACAAAGCTAGAGACTTGGCTGCACAAAAGAACATAAGCGAGCTTGAGGCGCTAGCCAATGCTGAGGTTGAGAAATTTATATCCCTTTGGTGCAGTAAGAAGAATTTCAGAGAAGATTATGAGAAGAGAATCTTGCAATCACTTGATTCTAGGCAGCTGAGCCGAGATGGACGGATGAGGAACCCCGATGAGAAGCCTCTGATTGCTCCAGAGGCAGCACCATCAAAGGCAACGCCTTCTGAAACCGAGGTTGTCCCTAAAGCTAAGGCAAAGCCGCAGCCAAAGGAGGAACCAGTTTCTGCACCTAAACCAGATGCTACTGTTGCTCAGAATACTGAGAAAGCTAAAGATGCAGTAAAAGTAAAGAAtgttgctgatgatgatgatgatgaagtatATGGTCTTGGAAAGCCGCAGAAGGAAGAAAAGCCGGTTGATGCAGCTACGGCGAAGGAAATGAGAAAGCAAGAGGAGATTGCTAAAGCCAAGCAAGCCAtggaaaggaagaagaagctggcAGAGAAAGCTGCTGCTAAAGCTGCTATAAGAGCTCAAAAGGAAgctgagaagaaagaaaagaaggaaattaccttttcttttttgttgtacCTCAATGCTCTTTGCATTCTTCTCTCTCCATTCTAACAGTTCTCGccatctttttttgtgtgttgcaGGAGCAAGAGAAGAAGGCCAAGAAGAAAACCGGAGGCAACACAGAAACCGAGACTGAGGAAGTTCCAGAAGCTTCTGAGGAGGAGATTGAAGCTCCGGTGCAGGAGGAGAAACCGCAGAAGGAAAAAGTCTTCAAGGAGAAACCAATAAGGAACAGGACCCGCGGTAGGGGACCAGAAACGATCCCAAGAGCGATCCTTAAGCGTAAGAAGTCGACTAATTACTGGGTTTATGCTGCTCCAGCGGCTCTGGTGGTACTGTTGCTTCTTGTCTTGGGTTACTACTACGTTCTCTAGATCGAACGGAGTGATCAAGCGAAGCTGTCTTGTTGTAGTTTGGAATACTTTAAAACTGGGATTTTTGCCTTCTTGACTCTTAAAAAACTCATAAGCTTATGCATCTTTTACATACGAGTAGagactcttttcttttaagtaCTTTTTACAATCTTCTCTTCTGTTGTTGAGGCTTTAACTTTGAAGGAAGAAAACagtttttgttacattttatAGTTTTCCATAATGTACTGCTTgagatttgatatttcttttcGTCTCTTTGCAAGGTCGTTGGGTCAAAAAATTTCCATGATAATAGAAAccattttatacataattatCAGAGACTAAAGTAGTGACATTTCTACATGATGAACTCTTTTACAACAGAAGATTAACATTCAGCTTTTAGACcctcttcctctgttctctctccaagctttttgcttcttattcCACCTTTCTTTAGCAATCTTGTCTGACTTCCACCGTTGGTTCCGAAATCGTTCTCTCCCTTTTAGCCAGTCGGAGTAGTCCTTACCGGGATCACACGCTATGAAATCTGCCAACTCGTCCACATCGGTTTTTGTCACGTTACCTTTTCCTGCCATACACCACAGAAATCTCTCCCCATTGCAGGTTTCCTCTTCAACACCAACTCCTGAATCTGAACCATTCTCTGGACCTTTAGCTTCAGACACCTTCCTGCACAACCATGGAGTAATATGTAGTTGTTGGTTAAAGCTCTCATGGATGCATTATGAAagcgaagaagagaaaaaatatgaCTTTTGCTGGTCTATACATACCCCAAGTACAAAGTTCGGTTTTTGTGAAACTTCAAAGCAACTGCCCCGCTCTGTTTCCTATCTACTGCTGTCTGTACcatataattatattgatCCATTTAGAAAAGCGCAGAATTTAGACTTTGTGCAAAAGAGTTTTTAGTTGTTACCTTGTCAGCTTTACCAGAAGCAGCCAAGTTTTTGGAACCACTGGATAGTATAGACGATGACGTGTTTTCTGAGTGACCAACTGAATCCCCAAGTGCTTCCAAGTCACCCCCTTCTAGGATGAATAAATACATAGATATCACCATTCCAAAAATGGAGTCCTTCACTAGAAAGTCAAGCTTGAGTGCAAAGCTTACAGACAGTAAGCCTGAAAAATGCATAAGCATCCACTTAGATCTGTGAGGGTAAGATTCCATTCTATCGCGCAGGAAACTTTGACAGGGCATATGAATATTGAACTGTTCAAAACGTTGAACAACATCCATCATGGCTTTGTATTCCTTGCAAGCTCGAACATCACCTCCAGCTTCATGCCAGTTCCAATTCCTGAGAACCCGGATGGCTTGCAACATCGAACAAGTCATGAACTTAAGTGTGGATGCAAGCAGATATAGATCTTCCATACTAGATGTGTTGTATTTTTCCAACACAGAGTCCATAACATCATCAGAACTAGCTCTAAGTATCACGCAACCAAGAATTGATAAGGTCTGAGACAACATACTTTCAGAGCAGGAGCTATCAAATACACATAAGCTTTCCTTTGCGTATGCAACAGAATACGCTACCAGCtcattgttttctctcttcgCATTATCACTTTGATATGAATCCCATGAATCCTTTAGCTGCTGTGTAACATCATTAACTTTCGCCAGTGTTGAGGGCAAAAGACGATGTTCAAAAGCCACCCGAGACTTACTCGTCAAAAAGCCAAACTTCCCAGACAGGCCATTCTCACTCTTAGACATGTGTCTCTTATACAAAACAACAGACTTTTCAAATGCATCAATATAGTGATCAATAAGCTGAAGGTCTAATCCCTTAAAACATGGATGTGAACAAATACCAATGGCGTCAGACACCAATAAAACCACATAGGCATGGATCATTTTTGGTGCAGAGAACATAACCGGGTTTAGCAGCAAGGACACAGCAGCACTCAAGCTTATCTGGGGAGTTCTAAATGCATTACCTTTCTTCCAATATAATCTCTCAACACACATTTGATTCGTTTTCTCATCAGAAGTTGCGATAATAAAATGAGCAGAAACGATTTGCACCACACCGGCCCTATCATGCTTACTAAACAGTCTACATGAGGAGAATGCAGAATCAACTACGAAAAGAAGGTCGCTGATTGACTTATTCACCAAAATCTCATCCATAAAAACCTgtacatataaataatcaaaaaccCAGTGAGCATGCTTTCTTCAACTTAAAAGCCCTTGCCAAAGGTATAGTCAAAAAGCCACAAGTTCATCAGAAATCCAAGATAAAAATGAGCCACAAATTAGTTAACTTTTACCTCAATCCCTGTACAAAGAAACGTATGACGGGGATCTAAAGAACCGTCATGCGTGAATACAAAAGAACAATCTCCATTTCTTGCACGAATCAATCTACCGAGGATCGAGAGAAGAGTTTTGGCCTTCTCCAGAACAAGCTCTTGTTTGGCCACAAGTAAAGACATGATCTTCATACAACATTTTAAGAACAGCGAAGCTAATTCAATACTATCTTCTGTACTTTCAAATGTAGGACAAGTTTCAGCCTTTTGTTTGAATAAAGTAGCGAACAGGCTTTCGAGACTCCTATCAAGCTCTGTGAACAACACATCAGAGAGGAAACAGACATCATCGAAATTGATCAAGTCCACTTTCTCTCCACGGAACTTGATATTCCAATGATGTGAAGCAATGTCACAATTCTCCCAATTTGTTGGTTGGGTTAATGATAAAGGACCCAGAAGGCACAATAAACGTTTCAAAATTGGCTTCTGAGAAACCTGGAAATTCAAAAGGACTGTTGATTATTTCCAAAAACCCACAAATCCTAAATTACTTCACACCCttaaaaatcataactttTGAGCACGATACTAATCCTCGACAAAATTTAGGAAACTAATCAGAATCTAAGCATTGCCCAGTACGGCTAATTGAACAGAAACCAAGATGCAGAAACATTGTACtcgaaattgagaaaattgtACCTGAGAGGACGTAATTGCTGAAGCAAGGGATCGGAATAAGTTGACGGGATCTGAGACCTTCGAAGCTGGGCGTTTCTTACTCTTCCGCTTGGCCGTCATCGCCGTAaggaaagaggagaaaatgCTTGTTTCGGTGAGGTTCTCGATTTGAGTGACTTTTGGTGTGTGGCGGGAAAGCACAAAGCACGCGTCGTTTTTGTGTATTCAAAACGACACGCAGTTATTAAGAAAGAAGgctatgtttgtttgtttggtcaCAAAGACTAAGTCGCTCCTGACCAGGTTACAGTTAAGTTGACTCTTGAGTTCCCGACTTTGGATTGAACAGGAGTGATAGTGAACTCAATCTTGTTTTGGGCTCTTCAAATTGGGCTTGagcatcaaaattttgacaagCTTACAAATATGGACTGGACAATCGCGTAATATGACTTTTGATCTTTGTGCGTcatgatttcttatttttttgttttgcctggttgaaaatattttgagaGGAACTTGGTGCTTGGTGGGTCTTGATAGAGACACTATGTATTGTCAGTTGTCACTGTTTCTGTGTCCAATTTCAACACTTGGACGATTCGTAGCATACGCCACGTTTCACCGTCGAGGGGCCTATACTAGCTAGCGATGATTCAATGGCTACTTGTCACGTGTACCTCTCCATAGCCTTGCAACATAGCTATCGTCTTTAATATCTTTGGTCTCATTCAAAATAACACTACTTTGGTTCTGTtcttaacatgttttttttcttcctaatACAATCTTTCAGCCTcagttaatttatttatacgaaccaaacaaaattaacatcCCGAAAATGGGGAGGATTACCACGAACACaattgtgaaaaaaaacaaaaaaaaacacgaacACAAATGATTTTAGCTTCTTTCTTGCGTTCAGTTGAACACTTTTCTTCATAGTGATCGATTGGTAAATTCAAGTCAATACGTTTCAAAACGCTCCATATATTGGATGCAGTGAATGCAAAACTATTGTAGGTCCATAGGTTTCTACTGCcgacagagagaagaaataagcaaaaattcaatttggtAAAGTGAAATTAAACCGTGGACTGtggacaagaaaaaaaggaagaaaattctGCAAGACATGTCGTAACCACGTATCTTGTTAGatcataaaatacaaataaagtggaaaaaaaagaactttcTTGCATGAGTGACATTGACATAAAGAAAAGCATCAAAAAAATACGTGGAGCTTTTAGTAGGTAAATGAATTAATTGAAAAGTAACTTTCTTGCATTAGCCAAATGTGATTGTAAAAGCATTgaactatatatgtaaatgcAAGCTTCGTACGACCCAACTTTGTATCAATCCATTATCCATGCAACTCTAAATTATTGAACGAACTAAACAGCATTAAACTTTACTACTACTTTGTTGGTTAGGTCCTAGTATTACAAACTCTCTACTTCAAAATATTCTTGGAGAACAGATTAAACGACCTCATTGCGTTTGAGTTTGAGATGCGACATTGAGTTTCAACACTAACCTTATGCATTCACATGTAAatgtaattaatatataagtatGATGTATCACATAATGTTGGTATAAGTGGAGTTATCATGTTTAGAACTGTCtattatttataacaaaacaatccAACTATACTGAATAATACAGAATCAAACTGGgatccaaaaacaatttaaaacaaagttgGAAACTCAACCGAAACAAGAACAAATCGAATCCGACATGAAACAAGTCTCACAAGTGTTCTTAAGCTGACAGAAAGATGGTCAAAACCAAACTTAAAACCGTAGTAATCGACATAACGGTCATACCATTCGCCGACGATTTTTTCTGCCCTGGAGCTCCAGCCGGCGTAGAGATATCACCAGCGGCTGATGGACCATCTCCTGAAGGACCCATCGCCGAGCCTGACGGAGAATCTgacggtgaagaagaagtagagcCTCCCGGAGCCAACGATGGAGAAACGGTGGGTGAGTTTGAAACAGGGGATGAAGATTTAGGTGCCATTGATCCAGGTGGTGAAGTCATCGGAGCAGAAGACGGAGGAATAGTTGAAGATGATTTAGGTGCCATTGGTGCCGGCGGTGAAGTCATCGGAGCAGAGGATGGGGAAACAGGGGACGTGGATTTAGGTGGTGCCGGTGGTGAAGTCGTCGGAGAAACAGGGGAGCCGGATTTAGGCGCCATTGATCCTGGAGGAGAAGTCGCCGGAGAGACAGCTGATGAAGATTTAGGCGAGTGAGCTCCTCCAGGCGGAGTAGTCGATCCCGGAGGAGAAGTCGTCGGAGAAACAGGGGAGGAAGATTTAGGCGAGTGGGCTCCTCCCGGCGGAGTCATTGATCCCGGCGTAGAGCTTCCCGGTGCAGCGGCGTGAGGAGACTGAGCCGTTGATGGAATCCTAGCAGATATGACAACGAC includes:
- the RRP41L gene encoding 3'-5'-exoribonuclease family protein, with protein sequence MAAKPGAATPTYSPKIVGRSRLPIFKDSDLDWSRPDGRGFHQCRPALLQTGAVSSASGSAYAEFGNTKVIVSVFGPRESKKAMVYSDVGRLNCNVSYTNFASPTLGQGTDHKEYSSMLHKALEGVIMMETFPKTTVDVFALVLESGGSDLSVLISCASLALADAGIMMYDLITAVSVSCIGKSLMIDPVTEEEGCEDGSFMMTCMPSRYEITQLTITGEWTTPNINEAMQLCLDASSKLGEIMRDCLKQSASASDE
- the RRP41L gene encoding 3'-5'-exoribonuclease family protein; this translates as MAAKPGAATPTYSPKIVGRSRLPIFKDSDLDWSRPDGRGFHQCRPALLQTGAVSSASGSAYAEFGNTKVIVSVFGPRESKKAMVYSDVGRLNCNVSYTNFASPTLGQGTDHKEYSSMLHKALEGVIMMETFPKTTVDVFALVLESGGSDLSVLISCASLALADAGIMMYDLITAVSVVCVCYNSCIDSSALSLMFISIK
- the RRP41L gene encoding 3'-5'-exoribonuclease family protein is translated as MLLSVLQTGAVSSASGSAYAEFGNTKVIVSVFGPRESKKAMVYSDVGRLNCNVSYTNFASPTLGQGTDHKEYSSMLHKALEGVIMMETFPKTTVDVFALVLESGGSDLSVLISCASLALADAGIMMYDLITAVSVSCIGKSLMIDPVTEEEGCEDGSFMMTCMPSRYEITQLTITGEWTTPNINEAMQLCLDASSKLGEIMRDCLKQSASASDE